Proteins from one Anopheles nili chromosome 2, idAnoNiliSN_F5_01, whole genome shotgun sequence genomic window:
- the LOC128721268 gene encoding probable maltase — translation MRAIRMLILLLTLSQRGRVAFGKFDWWERGNFYQIYPRSFKDSDGDGIGDLKGITETIDYLKTIGIDGVWLSPIFKSPMNDFGYDISDFYAIQDEYGSMKDFEQLALKCRTIGLKLILDFVPNHSSDEHEHFRLSEAGVEPYRDYYIWHDGVLLANGTRQPPSNWISVFRGSAWQWSDKRQQYYLHQFQRKQPDLNYRNPALVEEMKNVMRFWLDKGIAGFRIDALPYLYESAEVDGRYRDELESGMVQDDPNNPAFLVHTETKDQPETYDMVHQWRAVVDEYTARDNFTRIILTEAYTALENTTRFYGTAAAPGAQIPFNFQLITLLTANSTGRDFAAAVQSWLGAMPRGAIANWVLGNHDNSRLATRLGVARADLYNIALQTLPGIAVTYYGEEIAMVDQFISWADTIDPAACNADPATYTLYSRDPVRTPFQWSSAANAGFSNASHTWLPVANGYRELNVAAQQRASRSHLKTFVQLTGYRKRRILAEGDFNMRVVGTGLVLYKRTLPGVGYAVVALNFGSQPAALPLTEVYPGTNERWLRVVASSQQTNLNSGTWVNPRLYKLPADSGIVLERVTGRNDVVA, via the exons ATGCGAGCGATACGGATGTTGATATTGTTGCTGACACTGAGTCAGCGCGGTCGGGTAGCATTCGGCAAGTTTGACTGGTGGGAGCGTGGTAACTTCTATCAGATATACCCCCGCTCGTTTAAGGACTCCGATGGTGATGGAATAGGCGATCTTAAAG GCATCACGGAAACAATCGACTATCTGAAGACGATCGGAATCGACGGCGTTTGGTTGTCGCCCATTTTCAAGTCACCGATGAACGACTTCGGGTACGACATCTCCGATTTCTACGCCATCCAGGATGAGTACGGCTCGATGAAGGATTTTGAGCAGCTTGCGCTAAAGTGCCGCACGATCGGACTGAAGCTGATCCTGGACTTTGTGCCGAACCACTCGAGCGACGAGCACGAACACTTCCGACTGTCGGAAGCGGGTGTAGAACCGTACCGGGACTACTACATCTGGCATGATGGTGTGCTCCTTGCCAACGGCACCCGCCAACCGCCCTCGAACTGGATTAGCGTATTCCGTGGTAGCGCCTGGCAGTGGAGCGACAAACGCCAGCAGTATTACCTGCACCAGTTCCAACGGAAGCAACCGGATCTGAACTATCGCAACCCAGCCTTGGTGGAGGAGATGAAGAACGTGATGAGATTTTGGTTGGACAAAGGTATCGCTGGCTTCCGGATTGACGCCCTGCCGTATCTGTACGAGAGCGCGGAAGTGGACGGCCGGTACCGTGACGAGTTGGAGTCCGGCATGGTGCAGGACGACCCGAACAATCCGGCTTTTCTGGTGCACACGGAGACGAAGGATCAACCGGAAACGTACGACATGGTGCATCAATGGCGGGCCGTTGTCGACGAGTATACAGCCCGAGATAACTTTACGCGCATCATCCTGACGGAGGCGTACACGGCCCTGGAAAACACGACCCGGTTCTATGGAACTGCGGCCGCGCCTGGCGCTCAGATTCCTTTCAATTTCCAGCTCATCACGCTGCTGACGGCAAACAGCACGGGTCGGGACTTTGCCGCGGCCGTCCAAAGCTGGCTTGGGGCGATGCCACGTGGGGCCATCGCGAACTGGGTGTTGGGCAACCACGACAACAGCCGTTTAGCGACCCGACTCGGTGTAGCTCGAGCCGACCTGTATAACATCGCCCTACAGACATTGCCGGGCATCGCGGTTACGTACTATGGCGAGGAGATCGCCATGGTGGATCAGTTCATCTCCTGGGCAGACACGATCGATCCGGCCGCTTGCAACGCGGATCCGGCCACCTACACGCTGTACTCGCGCGATCCCGTGCGCACACCGTTCCAATGGAGTAGTGCGGCCAATGCGGGCTTTTCGAATGCCTCCCACACCTGGCTACCGGTGGCCAACGGCTATCGGGAGTTGAACGTGGCCGCGCAGCAACGAGCATCCCGCAGTCACCTGAAGACGTTCGTGCAGCTGACGGGCTACCGGAAACGGCGAATCCTTGCGGAGGGTGATTTCAACATGCGCGTCGTCGGAACGGGGCTGGTGTTGTACAAGCGGACCCTGCCAGGTGTGGGCTATGCGGTGGTCGCCCTTAACTTCGGTTCCCAACCGGCGGCACTGCCTTTGACGGAGGTGTACCCTGGTACGAACGAGCGGTGGTTACGCGTGGTGGCCAGTTCGCAGCAGACAAACCTGAACAGCGGCACCTGGGTCAATCCAAGGTTGTACAAGCTGCCGGCAGATTCGGGCATCGTGCTGGAGCGCGTTACAGGACGCAATGACGTTGTGGCGTGA
- the LOC128731360 gene encoding isoleucine--tRNA ligase, cytoplasmic, with protein MNNITTDEMTRLPETINFPAEEEKVLAYWQTEKVFETCLKQSKGKPRYTFYDGPPFATGLPHYGHILAGTVKDIVTRYAHQQGYHVERRFGWDCHGLPVEYEIDKTLNIRGPDDVAKMGIKAYNNECRKIVMRYANEWEQIVGRMGRWIDFKNDYKTLYPWYMESIWWVFKQLYAKGFVYQGVKVMPYSTACTTALSNFESGQNYKEVTDPAVFVSFPLVGDKDGAALVGWTTTPWTLPSNLACCVHPELVYARVQEKKTGKVYVMMECRIEALLKGPDNYTILDRFPGSQLAGMRYEPLFGYFKKYDSVAFRVLTDTYVTEDSGTGVVHQAPYFGEDDYRVCLANGVIKRDQEIVCPVDSSGKFVEPVSDFAGQYVKDADKNIIKLLKERGRLVLASQVKHNYPFCWRSDTPLIYKAVPSWFVRVEHMNKQLLNCSSQTYWVPEYVKEKRFGNWLRDARDWAISRNRYWGTPIPLWISPDGKEIVCIGSIDELERYSGVRVSDLHRESIDHIEIPSAVPGNPPLRRVPEVFDCWFESGSMPFAQSHYPFENPSEFMNNFPADFIAEGIDQTRGWFYTLLVISTALFNKAPFKNLNVTGLVLAADGQKMSKRKKNYPDPMEVVNKYGADALRLYLINSPVVRAENLRFKEEGVRDIIKDVFLPWFNAFRFLFQNVDRFEKEEGVRYRYDSVRHAEKRSANVMDVWIISFKESLLKFVTEEMKAYRLYTVVPRLTKFIDQLTNWYVRMNRKRIKGEYGVEDCYHALDTLYDVLLAMVKMMAPFTPYLTEFMYQRLRLLSSEPMDGSVHYQMMPASNGRYINVPIERAVARMQAVVELGRVMRDRRTMPIKYPLTEVIVVHQSEQYLADVRSLEAFILDELNVRRITLSSDRQRYGVTMRAEADHKTLGVRLKNDFKQVLGAIKQLSDGDIARQLAQGHFEIAGHRVELEEIRLIYQFTGGNASFEAHSDNDVLVLLDMTPNEELMREGTAREIINRIQKLKKKAKLIPTDPVLIFYTVSGGDSEVRGVAESHRSFIVGTVKSPFVPYGPEAAAKPVLIEEAQELKGTTLTITICSPEDREVPSTPWVNLHLDEALVPRYQSVPPSRKASLLLVGCRTGQALTFEQLNREVEALFGLKDVQFNVLVGSDGRRLTVEGFDSKVLHQQTLYVTQGESLPKEGWKPSSMPYVAFRNVQCNDGRKTTFFEENPVGVKRPVPAAL; from the exons ATGAATAACATAACCACGGACGAGATGACGCGGCTGCCGGAAACGATCAACTTTCCGGCAGAGGAGGAGAAGGTTCTTGCCTACTGGCAAACAGAAAAAGTGTTCGAAACCTGCCTGAAACAGTCCAAAGGCAAACCGAG GTACACATTCTACGATGGACCTCCGTTTGCAACTGGTCTCCCGCATTATGGACACATTTTGGCTGGCACGGTGAAGGACATAGTGACTCGTTATGCGCATCAGCAGGGTTACCACGTGGAACGTCGATTCGGATGGGATTGCCATGGGCTCCCGGTGGAGTACGAGATCGACAAAACGCTCAACATCCGCGGTCCGGACGACGTGGCAAAGATGGGCATTAAAGCGTACAACAACGAATGTCGGAAGATCGTTATGCGATATGCGAACGAATGGGAGCAGATAGTGGGCCGAATGGGGCGGTGGATTGACTTCAAGAATGACTACAAAACACTCTACCCTTGGTACATGGAGTCCATCTGGTGGGTGTTTAAACAGCTGTATGCGAAAGGTTTCGTGTACCAAGGCGTGAAAGTAATGCCGTACTCGACGGCGTGCACGACGGCATTGTCGAACTTTGAATCAGGCCAAAACTACAAGGAGGTGACGGATCCggccgttttcgtttcgttcccgcTCGTTGGTGACAAGGACGGAGCTGCGTTGGTCGGCTGGACAACCACCCCATGGACGTTGCCTTCCAATCTGGCTTGCTGCGTGCACCCAGAACTTGTGTACGCTCGTGTCcaagagaagaaaacgggCAAGGTATACGTCATGATGGAGTGCCGCATCGAGGCACTGCTTAAGGGCCCAGACAATTACACTATTCTTGATCGTTTCCCTGGCTCCCAGCTGGCCGGAATGCGCTACGAACCGTTGTTCGGATACTTTAAGAAATACGATAGTGTGGCCTTCCGTGTGCTAACGGATACGTATGTAACCGAAGATTCCGGTACAGGAGTGGTCCATCAGGCGCCTTACTTTGGTGAGGACGATTATCGCGTGTGTTTGGCGAACGGAGTGATCAAGCGCGATCAGGAGATTGTTTGTCCTGTTGATTCGAGCGGAAAATTTGTTGAGCCCGTGAGTGATTTCGCCGGCCAGTATGTAAAGGATGCGGATAAGAACATAATTAAGTTGCTGAAGGAGCGTGGCCGACTAGTACTAGCGTCGCAGGTTAAGCACAACTACCCATTCTGCTGGCGGTCGGACACTCCGCTCATCTACAAAGCCGTCCCATCGTGGTTCGTACGTGTGGAGCACatgaacaaacagctgttaaACTGCAGCTCCCAAACCTATTGGGTGCCGGAATACGTGAAAGAGAAGCGGTTCGGTAACTGGCTGCGAGACGCTCGCGATTGGGCCATCAGCCGTAATCGCTACTGGGGCACCCCGATCCCTCTATGGATCTCGCCAGATGGGAAAGAGATCGTATGCATCGGCAGCATCGATGAGCTGGAGCGCTACTCGGGCGTGCGAGTGTCCGATCTGCATCGTGAGAGCATCGATCATATCGAAATACCGTCGGCCGTACCTGGGAATCCACCGTTGCGGCGTGTTCCTGAAGTATTCGATTGCTGGTTCGAGTCCGGATCCATGCCGTTCGCCCAGAGCCATTATCCGTTCGAGAATCCGTCCGAGTTCATGAACAACTTCCCAGCTGATTTCATTGCGGAGGGAATCGATCAGACGCGAGGCTGGTTCTACACGTTGCTTGTCATATCGACCGCGCTGTTCAACAAGGCTCCGTTCAAGAACTTGAACGTTACCGGGCTGGTGCTGGCGGCCGACGGACAAAAAATGTCTAAGCGAAAGAAGAATTATCCCGACCCCATGGAGGTGGTGAACAAGTACGGAGCAGACGCACTGCGTCTCTATCTCATCAACTCACCTGTGGTACGCGCGGAAAACCTGCGTTTTAAGGAGGAAGGTGTTAGGGACATCATCAAGGACGTATTTCTGCCGTGGTTCAATGCGTTCCGCTTCCTGTTCCAAAACGTCGACCGGTTCGAGAAAGAAGAGGGCGTCCGGTACCGGTATGACTCGGTACGGCACGCAGAGAAACGCTCTGCTAACGTGATGGATGTGTGGATCATCTCTTTCAAGGAATCGTTGCTTAAGTTCGTGACGGAGGAGATGAAGGCATACCGTCTGTACACAGTTGTGCCGCGACTGACAAAGTTCATCGATCAGCTTACGAACTGGTATGTTCGTATGAATCGTAAGCGCATAAAGGGCGAGTACGGTGTTGAGGATTGCTACCACGCACTTGATACGCTCTACGACGTGCTACTAGCGATGGTGAAAATGATGGCCCCCTTCACGCCATATCTGACCGAGTTCATGTATCAACGGTTGCGACTGTTATCGAGCGAACCCATGGACGGTAGCGTACATTACCAGATGATGCCGGCATCGAACGGTCGCTACATCAACGTGCCAATTGAGCGGGCGGTCGCACGGATGCAGGCGGTAGTGGAACTGGGTCGTGTAATGCGCGATCGCCGTACGATGCCGATCAAGTATCCGTTGACGGAAGTGATCGTGGTGCATCAGAGCGAGCAATATCTGGCCGACGTACGCTCACTAGAGGCTTTCATTTTAGACGAGTTGAACGTGCGCCGCATCACGCTCAGTTCCGACCGGCAGCGATACGGCGTAACGATGCGAGCCGAAGCTGACCACAAGACGCTCGGAGTGCGATTGAAGAACGATTTCAAGCAGGTGCTGGGTGCTATAAAGCAGCTGTCGGACGGAGATATTGCACGGCAGCTTGCCCAGGGTCACTTTGAGATCGCTGGCCATCGAGTGGAACTGGAGGAGATCCGATTGATCTATCAGTTCACCGGTGGCAATGCGTCGTTCGAGGCGCACAGCGACAACGACGTGCTTGTGCTGCTCGACATGACCCCCAACGAGGAGCTGATGCGCGAGGGCACGGCCCGTGAGATCATTAACCGCATTCAGAAGCTAAAGAAAAAGGCCAAGCTCATCCCGACCGATCCCGTGCTTATTTTTTACACCGTAAGTGGCGGCGACAGCGAAGTGCGCGGCGTAGCCGAAAGCCATCGCAGCTTCATCGTGGGCACGGTCAAGTCTCCGTTTGTACCGTACGGTCCAGAAGCAGCCGCAAAGCCCGTTCTCATCGAGGAAGCACAGGAGCTGAAAGGCACCACGCTGACCATTACGATCTGTTCGCCTGAGGATCGTGAGGTGCCTTCGACGCCGTGGGTGAACCTGCATCTTGACGAGGCCCTTGTTCCTCGCTACCAATCGGTACCACCGTCGCGTAAGGCTTCCTTGCTGCTCGTGGGCTGCCGGACAGGCCAGGCATTGACGTTTGAGCAGCTGAACCGGGAGGTAGAGGCCCTGTTTGGTCTTAAGGATGTACAGTTCAACGTGCTCGTCGGATCTGATGGACGACGACTCACGGTTGAAGGGTTCGATTCAAAGGTACTCCATCAGCAGACCCTATACGTGACGCAGGGTGAATCCCTACCGAAAGAGGGTTGGAAACCCTCGAGTATGCCGTACGTTGCTTTTCGAAACGTACAATGCAACGACGGACGTAAAACCACCTTTTTCGAAGAGAATCCGGTTGGCGTGAAGCGGCCAGTTCCAGCGGCACTATAA